The following nucleotide sequence is from Saccharomyces kudriavzevii IFO 1802 strain IFO1802 genome assembly, chromosome: 5.
tttgaagcCCGGTGGAGGTTGGAACTTCCTTGTTTGGGGAGGCGCTTCACTGTTAAACCTCGACCTGTTTGGGCCCTTGTTATCGCCGCTACTGCTGTACCTGCTCGACGATGGTTGTGCAGTCTCTCTATCAATGTTATTACCATATTTTACATTGGCTGCATTCGGTTTGACGATCTTTCCTGGCTTCTTCTCcttatcttttctttgtttggTCTGCTTTAACgcttgtttcttttcctttttatccCTCACCactctttcctttttggaCATTAATGGCTTGTCCTCCACTAGCGTCGATAGAATTTGTTCTCCTCTTAAGATGGTCAGACCCAGCACccttttttctactttgatattcaaagacgtcccatttttggaatctttttttggtcttAACTTATCCAGCTGAGTTTTGGGTACTCGTTCCTCTATACACTCGTTCAATACCAAATTCATGTGTTTATCAAACGCCATCAATTGCCCAATATAAACTCGGCCGTCTTGCGTGAGAACCCTCAGTTTATAATCGATCAGGTTTGCTAGTCGGCTGCCGTGTGCTACCTGTACTCTACTCATTTTCCTTGTGATTTCTCGAATCCTATTACACGAACTGTCCTGTTGCTCCTCTACCTTTGTTGCTCTTCTTTAATACTTCTTGAATGGGTTGgttttgttatttttcatattttcactttgaattttttcccaCATTACGGTGGGGAAAAAAGACTAAAAATGAATAAGTGTGATCCGTGGATATATACTAACAGACGTACTTGAGTGAGTGTCAATCACCAAAGTGGAAGGAAAGAGAGAAGCAATGGCCGAGGAAGCAAAGGACAAGCGTCTAttagaagaacaaaaagaatctACGGACACCAAGTCCGAAAAACCTGTAGAACCTAGGtctaaaagaagaagaagaagaaactacGACGACTATGATGCTGAAGTAGCCAAAGAAGAGACCAAGGCTAAAAGCTACCCCGCAAAGAGCGAGAGAAATGAGGCTGCAGAAGACTCAGAGTCCGATATGGATGATGCCAAATTGGACGCCTTGATGGGCAATGAAggggaagaagaagacgatgacTTGGCGGAAATAGATACGTCCAATATAATTACATCTGGAAGAAGAACACGCGGCAAAGTAATCGACTATAAGAAGACTGCGGAGGACCTGGACAAGAAGGAACTCAATGCTAACTCCAATGATGATGCAAAAAATGAtggagaagaagacgacGATGAGGACGATGATTTCAGAGAACAATGAGTGAAAAGCAGCTGTACAGTCATCCTTTAATTGTAAACTCtgtcttttccaatttcttATATG
It contains:
- the SMB1 gene encoding mRNA splicing protein SMB1 (similar to Saccharomyces cerevisiae SMB1 (YER029C); ancestral locus Anc_3.519), which codes for MSRVQVAHGSRLANLIDYKLRVLTQDGRVYIGQLMAFDKHMNLVLNECIEERVPKTQLDKLRPKKDSKNGTSLNIKVEKRVLGLTILRGEQILSTLVEDKPLMSKKERVVRDKKEKKQALKQTKQRKDKEKKPGKIVKPNAANVKYGNNIDRETAQPSSSRYSSSGDNKGPNRSRFNSEAPPQTRKFQPPPGFKRR
- the CHZ1 gene encoding Chz1p (similar to Saccharomyces cerevisiae CHZ1 (YER030W); ancestral locus Anc_3.520), translating into MAEEAKDKRLLEEQKESTDTKSEKPVEPRSKRRRRRNYDDYDAEVAKEETKAKSYPAKSERNEAAEDSESDMDDAKLDALMGNEGEEEDDDLAEIDTSNIITSGRRTRGKVIDYKKTAEDLDKKELNANSNDDAKNDGEEDDDEDDDFREQ